The DNA segment agaAGAAAGAATCAAGGAACTCCACATCGAGTATGTTTTTGGAAAGCTGCTTGTTTGCTGTgggtttggacacctcttaagatactgtaaccaaattttgcataatgagtcctgagatcaaggagcaggcttTCATCTATATTTGGATActattggatgccattttgaattaagATAGTGGACTGAAACTTTCAAAATTGCACTGGttgtttggtttcttagaatttctGAGCAACACCAGGTATGAGGCTGTTAATAGCATAATTTGAAcctaagggcacttccagacaggaCTTTGTTGAATCACTACTATTCATGCCCAcaaggttgtgttttttttacaacGTCCACTTgacatcatcatcaaaatgcaagcccatacttttaaaaaagttgatTCATATTTTCCCTTACTgcagaaaatataataaaataacgtCTATACTGCTAATACGGAAGCTCATTAGTGcactttttttgtggggggttgTCACGTATTGGCTGATATTTCAGGCAGTGAACTCTATCGCCACGCTTGTTTACCTGAGCACAACCTAGCCATTTGGTTTCTGGCAGCCCCCAacgttatttttattgttagtaataataataacttaaTTTGTTAGTGACCTCATACCCAATGGCCTCTAGGTGActcacaacaattttaaaaaacatgcagtATGAAATGAATTTAAGAATGTATAATATACAGAATTTAAAATCCAAACAAAAAGGACCATGATAGCGTAACAAAGGCCTCagtgaagaggaaggtctttgcctggtgcctaaagatggacagAGAAGGCACGgtcgtgcctccctggggagaacattccaagtggggggggcaccactgaaaaggttcaTTCTCGTGTTTCCACCCTCCAAACTTCCTGTGGAGGggacacacaaagaagggcctcagatgacgaaCACAGAGTCCAGattggttcatatagggagaggcagtccttgagatattgcACACATGCTGAGaatggaaaagagagagagcagGGGAACACCAACTGAGGAGAGAGACAGAAGAATACAGCCCAGATGCATTCCATCAAGCTCTGCCCACTGGTGTGGATGGCTAACAGTGAAATGGCAATGAATATTATGACTGGAAATATCAGAGTATGTGGAAGTTGCCACATTTGCACATAGAAAAATCTTATCTGAATGACCTGTTTACAATATAAGCCCCCACCCCTGGCCTGGAAGCACCCCAAATCTCTATTCTTTCCTATTTCAGGTATAATTGCTTGCTACTGGTGGATGCTGTGGCATCACTAGGTGGCGTTCCAGTTCTCATGGACCAGCAGGGTGAGCAAGATGTAGCAATCTATCTTTGCGAGGTTCTATATAAAATGGAAACTGATGTAGGATTCGATATTAACTTTGAGGCTCCTTaccagaattattttatttatttatgtatttatttattcgacttattagtcgcttatctggctgaattgtcagccactctaagcgacgtacaaagcagaacatgcaaacatcaaaacattaagagactaacaataaaaactaacaataacggaaaagctaaaaaaacggaacagcaaaccaaaaacattcatcttcctggtaaaggacagtccccaaacaaatgtcactaagagcaggggtggggggcaaggcaggtggaaatgcttgccccttgaaggtcccagcacagtctcatccctgcagcagcacgactcagcctgcagctcctcctgataaggcccaggcagaggggtggggcaaggcaggtggaaatgcttgccccatgatggtcccagcacagtctcatccctgcagcagggaTGTTTAAACAACATCCCCGATGATGCCACAAGACAGAGATGTATTATTTACTGAGAACTTGGGCATAGGCTTCTTTAACATCAGCAGAGAAATGTAACAGATATTACAGGAGATGCCTTATACAGCATATGGCAGAGCAAGTAGGTAAATCTGAAACTAGTGCCTAGGCTTCTCCTAAGTACAtggcagcctcccccaacctggtgtcctccagatgttctggactacaattcttaTCAGCTCTAGCCACcacaggagttatagtccaaaacatccggaggacaccaggttggggaagcctgtgATTATTTATACTGTACTTATATTGGCTGTATTCCACTTTTAACTGTCATACCTTTCTGCAAAGAATCCCAGAAAACATGGTTTTGTGATATGCTGTTAGAATACTTTAGACTGCTCTCACCCCAAACAACATCCAGCATTTCCTGGGAAAAGAGAATGACTTTTAACCAGTTTAAGTGGGTATTGGAGAATCTGGCCCCTCCCTCCTCCAATCTGGTTTAGTCATTATTTGTAATAAGTAAACTCCCTGTTCCCAAAGCCACCGTGTTTCACAATGATTTCTGAAACAAGCCACTGCCTTACAAAAATGGAgaacagtgattttgtatgtattaagggacaggtttgatatatattatatatttatagctgatctgtgacaaatcggaagtcaaattttttatttttattttcttattgtgttatgttttttttattttgttttgtttgttttatgaaaatttgaataaaaactattgtaaaaaaaaatgactgGGAGGAACATAATTTATTAAGAGCTGCAGTACAGAACTGACAAAGTGAACAAACTCTTATCAAGACGTTTTCCCCTCTGTTGTACTCATAGGAATTGACATCCTCTACTCTGGCTCCCAGAAAGTCTTAAGTGCGCCACCTGGTGCTTCTCCTATCTCTTTCAGCAAGAGAGCACGGTAAGTAAAAATAGATTGCTTAAGAGACAAGTCACTCTCAACTGGATGACAGGCAGACCAATGCCACTGGGATAAGGGAAATGATAGGAGGCTCCTAAAGTCATTGGTCTGGACCCGAAGGTGTCTTCTGCTCACCAAAGGACTGTTTTACACCTCATACTAAAGCACTGTGAGAGAAAAATTAACCTCAATCCAAAGATGCTTCAGCTTCCCTAACAGCTTGTTCAAGCACTTGTGGAAGCATCAGAGCATGCATATTATAGCACTGACTGAACTCTCACAAGGTTGTATcaaaatatttattgtattttcctTCCACTCAGTTCTTTGGATCCATCCCACTGAACAAAGTGAGCACCACATCGCATCTTGCAAACTCCAGGCTCAAGTACCTCATATTATCTATGTTTTCCTGCTTGCTTCTAACAAAGGGTCTGAATGAGAGCCCTTGGCATTGAAAGTCCTGAGGGAATTCTCAAGAGCATTGTGTTACTGACTGAATTGAAGCAATCTGTTTCCAATACCATCATACTTATTATCATTagctggcaggcaggcatgcctgTGATTCCACACTTTAGTCTATTGAACTGATTCCTCTGGGCAACACTGTTACGTACACTCCAATCTCAGAGTGGTGAAAGGTTTCCAGGGGTCCTGGATGTACCTTACATTGGTTTCTTTAGAATGAAAGTCACTGGAGACTTTTGGCATTTGACACTATAAAGTTTgagttacattatttatttatatgtgcaCACACCCTGCATAAGATGGAAGGTCACTGTATTAACACTCCAATATATTTCTAAAGGgctcaatatctcagagagaaagtCAAGACCTTGGTGCCTCTTCCAGGTTCAGTTTAGTTCTCTTTCACACACTCAGtgacatcacctccagccaggggAGGAAGAAACAACATGTCCACTTATGCTCACTTTCCAGAAGTGCCCCCAGTTACTTCAGGGGTTTTCagcctgtggtccatggaccccaaGAGGGAAACCAGCCACACAAAAAAtccatttccaatgcaataaaataagttgtatttatttatgggggtccatagctttcttCAGATTCCCAAAGAGGTCCATGACCCAataaaggttaagaaccactgagttTCTGTGGTAACAGATTGCCCCAAGATTACCTAATAAAAAAAGATACTACATGGCCAGGGCTATTTAATTAAGAAAATGGTTTGACTGTTTTAAGTAGTCATCCTCTTTTGCAGACCCCAGACTTACAACTATAGAACCACAGGACTGGAAGGAATACTAAGGATATCCTCACCAACCCCAATCCTCTAACAATATTATACAGCTGCAGGCCTGTGAAGGACCCCATTATCTTTGCCTACCTTGGGTTTTCAGGCCTTTGCTTTATTATTAGCAACTCTTCCAAGGAGCCCGTCACTGTGAGATGTAGGGACAACTGGCATTTATCAGGGTTATTTCTAGACAACAGTACAATTGTTTTCTCAACTTTCCTATTCAGATTCAATTCTCATGGGATTACAGGCACCAAACCTGCTATACTAAACAATCAAAcaaacctgattttttttttatccatactGATGTGTGCAGTATAGAGCAAATACTGCAGGGCTGGGTAACATTTGCCTCTCAAATGTTTctgcactacaactccatcaCCCCCTGAAAGCAGGGCCAACGAACGGACcatggatgaagggagttgtaattcagaaacatctggagggccaaagtcccccacctctgcactaGGGGCAGCAGGTGCACAAAGGCTGTGCTTCACAGGTAGATTTCCTTCAGGAGACCAATCTTTGCTTTTCCATTTTGTCAGGAAGAAGATTTATAGCAGGAAGACAAAgccaacttccttttatctggACATGGAAGAGCTGGCTCAATACTGGGGCTGCAACAATAACCCAAGAAAGTGAGAAGTTatgtctctctttttttgcacCTGGTTTTCCAGACATGGACTGGGCCCTGGACAGTTATTGAGCTACACATCTGAACTGCCAGCCCTCCAACAGAGATTAGAACTACAAGCTATAGCACTATCTTTCCATCCTATGGTGGGAATGCagctgggggaagaggaaagacTTTGAATGGACAAATGACAGGGAAGGGTTTAATAGCTCCTCCTCTCCACCTGCCACGCTTCCTGTTCTCAAGTGCAGCCTCTGAGGCTGCTTTGCATAAAACGCGAGAGAAAAACCTTGCTGTTCAGTTAGTTTGAGTCTCAGAATcacttaaaacacaaaaaacagctGCAAGGCATCACCTggttagatatttatttatttattaattaaatttcttagtcgcccatctggctggttctccacccactctgggtgacatacaaattagcatatcagtgcaataaacattagaatctgagccaataataataataaaatctatctacacatctaataacatagcaatccagtaaacattaaaatctacaccaataataataataaaatctaatcctccccaaaggcctgcctgaagaaccaggtcttcacagtctggcggaaactcattatagagggggcaaggcggagatcattagggagggagttccacagggtgggggccacaattgaaaaagccctctctctagtcctcaccagtctggctgttttcactgatgggatagagagaaggctttctgaggctgatcttgttaggcggcataactAATGATGCTTCTTAGGCTTAAATTGAGAATAGTGTAACTCTTCCTCGCTTCATTGTCCTGCCCCCTGCTCCCATTTTGCTTTGGGATGGGGTGGTTGACAGGTAGGAAAGAAATTGCAGCATGTTTTCTAACAAGTTGATATATTTAAATATCTCTCTTACATATTGCATGCATCTTTGCAGGTATCATCATACAGCACCCATCAACACATTTTTTTGTTTGCGAGAAGCCTTGGCAATTCTTGCAGAAAAGGTCAGTTACTACAGGAGACTGTAAGGTCTATAGGTTGAAAGAGTAAAggaaatgaagaaaatgaaatcCCAACATTTCTGCTGCTTAATTAGAAATGGAAATTTTAGAGCTGCTGCGCATATTGTGCAGCAACCAGGTTTGCCATGCTCCACTAGTAGTAAACATGTAATGCATAAAAAACCAACATATTCCTCAATAGTAAATGTATCTTGGCCCTATATGGCCAACCAGAACTTCCCAATGTATATCCTCCGCATGTTTAGGAATACAAATTTGCCCTACATGATTTACTGGAAGCAACATTGATGTAATACCTTTGAAATCAAGGTTGCTGCATAAAATCTGAAGCACCTTAGACCTCGCAGAAACAGTATCATCCTTCTTTGACTGGAATCAGAATGAGGAATTTACAAGTCTGATACCCGACTCTGCAATCCTAactacacttacttgggagtaagccacactgaattcaacagcactaacttctgaatagacatagttAGGTTTGTAGCCAATTCACTTTCTAAGTTAGACCTTGGTTTCTCCAGGACTGGCAAGGAAGATGCCATTTTTGGTGATGTGGACACTAAGAAATTGAAATGAGAATCATACTAATTTCAGACAGTTCTTGTATACTAAGGTCAAAGAGCTCACAAAGCCAATCTCCATCTCAATCACAAATATGACTTTTCTAAAGACGAAAGTGTTCATCCACTGATCAAACTAGTGCATGCTGTCACTGTATAATATATCCACTATGCCAAGATGCCTGTTTGAAAAAGACCTTTATTCCCTACAGAAGAAAATGAATTATTTTCTACACAGGGGCTAGAGAATTCCTGGAGGCTTCACAAGGAAAACAGCCTGTACCTGTGCGCAGGGCTACAGAAATTAGGCCTACAACTCTTTGTGAAGGAACCGGTAGGATTCAAACTACAAACATTTAGTCTGCATTGTATGTCCAGTAATCACCACTATAATGTTACAAGGGATTTAAattgtgtgctgctgctgctgcatcttaTAGAACCAGCttaggggatggggagagaaataGGAAATTACAGGCCTGTGGGATACTATTCTGGGTATAGCAGGATATACAGACAAAGAGGAAGAATTGGAATCAGAGACAAGCAGAAGAGACTTTGTTCCTGCAACATCATTCTGTTGAATCAGGCTGGAGTGAGTCAATAGTGTTTCCAAAGCTGAATATAGTTTCTTTGAGAGGTATAGTTGCATTCCACTTTCAACTCTAGTCAACAAGTAACCAAAAATGTACAGGACAGAACACAAAACTTTACCTGAAACCAACTTTGGGTCCCGAGAATTAATCTATTTCTAGGCTTACATAGATTCAACTTCACCACTGACAAATAGTCAACAGGTTGTATTGCATATTAATCAAAGTGATTCCCAATGTGAAAGGGTTGCACCCAAGCAAGGAGAAAGTCATTGAGGGGGAGCCTTTCATTCAGATGGCACAGTTTACATCAATTCAGAAACTACATGGGTGGTTTTGAcccattttctttattttttaggaTGCAAGGCTTCCAACAGTCAACACTGTCTTTGTACCCAAAGGATATGACTGGAAGGAAATAACCGAATATATTATGAAAAAGCATGGTATTGAAGTTTCAGGAGGTCTGGGTGCTTCAGCAGGCAAGGTAGGTAAGGCTTATGGCAAGATATAATAAAATGAGATATAACTAAATATATGACTGTCTGGTTTTCAATGAAAAGCAGAACTttgtaaatcttctgttattcCAGATTTGGCTATTAATTCCAAATTACACTGCCCAAAGAATTATATTAAAATCTGATGACAGGGAATGATATCCAATGCACTTGTTCCATTAGCCAAAGATTTACACTTGCACAGTGgaacttctctcctctccttgtcctccccaaatctgtgctgcttgggggaaaccccaaaacagatttagggaaCATGAGGGGGCGTTTggttgtgcaagcataaatcgTTGCACTAATGGAATGAGTGATTTAGCACTGGTTTGGACAGAAGCCAGGATGGAGGCTGCTAAGTTCATCCCTTCAAACCCATGGAAAGTGGGCATGCCACTGAGAATATAGCTTTCTCCCAGCTGTGTTAAGTTTTCTATGTGAAGGGAGGGCAATATTCAAACATGAAATCCCCAAGCTACAGTCTGAAGTAGAGGACTCAAAAGATCTATGGGTGGACCATTTCATCAAGCTGTCACTGTTCTTTAGGAGGGGAGTGGTTTAGCAAGCTCCAGCCACTCCGGCGTTGAGAAACATGCATTCCTCATGTAATCTCCCAAAGTTTGTAAACCATAAGCAGGATCTTTCTAAGACTGTTAGAGACCCCAATACAAAGTATTGGGGGGGGAAAGGTGAGTAGTATAAATCTCCTCCTTTTAGCAACAGCTGAGTAGTCTTGTTCTGTATCTCCCATCCCCACAAGACTTGATTGGTTATAAAAAGCACAAGACAAAAAGGGCTAACTGTTCCCTCCTACTCAAGTCCTTGAcaaaggtcccatctgcactacacatttagagcagtatgatgccactttaaacagtcatagcttctccaaaAGCATCCCAGGAACTGCAATTTGTTATGGGTGCTAAGATTGTTAGAAGAccccctatccccctcacagaattacaattcccagagcagtttaacaagcAATCCCACTTTGCAGCAAACTGGGAATAATAGTCTTGGTTCTTATTTATCAAGGTAGTCTTGGTTATTATTTACAACTCTAATTAGAAACAACTGGATTTACATGGTTTCCATCCCACAATCTCCATTCAGATGTGGAACTCATTTGCTTTTTCACTTAGACTACGAGGGCTGGGGCTAAGAGAATGAGTTACAGAACACTCGTTCAATTGTTTGATATTGTCTCATCACTAGGTTCTCAGAATAGGATTGATGGGCTACAACTCCACTAAATACAATGTTGACCGAGTCCTCCATGCTCTGGAAGATGCTCTCCAGCACTGTCTGAAGAACAAGCTATGAGATCTCATCCCATTGTCTTTTACACAGAACTGAGGCGGTGAATGTAGCTAAAGTCCTGCAATATCCACATACAGTGCTTTCCCCTTTtttcattccatagtttgggtaACTGTACTTTACAATTCACACAATAGTAAACTTAAGTTTTCATTGCATGTATTCTGTGCACTCTTACTAGTGCTGTTGTCACTCCCCGTCCATTTTTGTTCACCAAATGTATGCTCCCATTGTTCAAATTATATGCAGGTAAACTCACACATACATCTGGGGGCACATAGGTAGGAAAGTCACTGAACTTTATGTTccataaataaaacatttaatttCTGCCAACACAGCTTCTGCCTCTGGTTTTGCTGTTGATTCTGCAATCTTGTTCTCCTCTCTGACTGGGTAGCAACGCTGGCAAAGATGTATTCAGCACCCAAACAAGTAGAAGTTTCACAGAGCAGTGTGAAATACATTTTCTAAACTGCCTTGGAAAAATGATTGAAGAGTGGTATAAAAATACTTAAATATGCAGCAAATATATTAGCAAGAGGGGAAGAATTGCAATAAATCTCATTCATCAAGCACATTTCATTCACATAACATTCCACAAGGAAGACTCACAATAGAATGTTAGACAGAAGAGCTGTAGTTTCCCAGTATGAAAATATAGTGCTTGGAAAGTGCTTCCCCACCAGCACCAAGAGAAGCGCTACCTTGCGAGAAGGTATGAAGATCCTGTATAATGTCAAGTAACAAATTGTGTGTTCATCAAGTAAACACAATTGTGTGGAAATCTTGAGAGgataaagaaaaacactaaagCTGGAGCCAGATACCAGTTTTCAGAAGAGCTGAAGGTGGTTTAATAAATCCACAATTTCCTGTGTATTGTGTACACTTTCACTCGGATGAAACAGTTCTTGAAGGTTTTTGAAGTGCTTAAAAAGTGAGTACACATGTGCCACTAGCATCAATGGCTTGATCATATTACCTTCAAATCTCTCAAAAGGCTCCAATCCAAGTCCAGTCTACTGACAATAAAGTAAATTGGATGAAAgctgcaaaaacaaaaataaaacaagagcCAAGATGTAGCTGTGTGTTAAACTTGGTCTAAGACTAAAACTGAAGACTTATTCCTAAGCCACCTTCTACAAGATATAAGATGATATAATTTTGACCCAACCTAAGCATGACAAAATACCAAATTCACTCAACACACTTGAATCCATTTGTGCTCCATTGCACTCCCGGGGGCAATCAAATTTTGCTTCTTTAACAGATCTTCAGTTTTCCACTCTTGATTGATAGCTCCACCAAACATCTAATATTTCTCTGTGTAAGCAGATATGGATAAACTTAGTTATGAAcaaagcatggattttttttcaagttataaaaacaagaatacaaTTCTTTATTATCTCACATACATAAACGGACCCTAACCCATCCACCCCATGTTGCATTATGCAGCTATGTATTAGTTTGAATGGACAGCGGAAACTTCACGTATACAGTAAGACATATACACCTTTGGGGCTTTCCCATAAATGTTAAACTATTCAAAACAAGCCAGAAGCTAGTTATGTTCAGACCTCAAGTGTACTTTA comes from the Rhineura floridana isolate rRhiFlo1 chromosome 7, rRhiFlo1.hap2, whole genome shotgun sequence genome and includes:
- the AGXT gene encoding alanine--glyoxylate aminotransferase codes for the protein MGSVFLVLQAAGWTPVRLPLLLSQCCRTMASQNQWVPPPAPLLQPLSIPDRLLLGPGPSNSPPRILSAGGRQLIGHVHKEMIQIMDEIKLGIQYAFQTQNPLTLAVSGTGHCAMEAAFLNVVEQGDKVLVAVNGFWGERAADIAKRLGAEVHQLVKAPGEYFTLEEIEKGLAAYAPFLFFITHGESSTGVVQPLEGLGNLCHRYNCLLLVDAVASLGGVPVLMDQQGIDILYSGSQKVLSAPPGASPISFSKRARKKIYSRKTKPTSFYLDMEELAQYWGCNNNPRKYHHTAPINTFFCLREALAILAEKGLENSWRLHKENSLYLCAGLQKLGLQLFVKEPDARLPTVNTVFVPKGYDWKEITEYIMKKHGIEVSGGLGASAGKVLRIGLMGYNSTKYNVDRVLHALEDALQHCLKNKL